The Nitrospira sp. genome segment GCTTCACTGGCAAAGCCGACTTTTTTATTCACGCTCTGTTCTGTCGATCAATCAAAAAACGCCAATGTGAAGGGAATTACCCTTGCGGTGAGCTGATGGGGGGTGCGTTGATGAGTAAGAAGAAAATCTATTGTATTGTCGGCACTCGCCCCGAAGCCATCAAAATGGCTCCGGTTATCTTGGCGCTAAAGAAAGAACCATGGGCAGATGTCCGTGTTCTGGCGACTGCGCAACATCGTGAGATCCTCGATCAGGTGCTGGGACTTTTTGATATCAAACCCGACATCGACCTCAATCTTATGCAGAAAGAGCAAACGTTGCCGGAGTTGACGGCCCGTTTGATGACGACGCTGGACCTGACGCTCTCCGGTGAGACTCCCGATGCCGTGCTTGCACAGGGGGACACGACGACCGTCATGGTCGCAGCGCTTGCGGCATTCTATCGCCGCATTCCATTTGGTCATGTCGAGGCCGGCCTGCGTACCGGCGACATGGCCTATCCATTTCCAGAGGAGATGAATCGCGTGGTCACCGGGCGTCTTGCTTGTTGGCATTTTGCTCCAACAGAGTCCGCAAGAGCAAACTTGCTTGCGGAAGGTGTGGGTGCCGATAGAATTCTTGTTACTGGGAACACGGTCATTGATGCGCTGCTCGATGTGTCAAAACGCTGTGACGACTTCGCTCCGAAGATTTCACCGGGTAACCGGCTGGTGCTGCTGACAGCTCACCGACGAGAAAATTTCGGAGCGCCTTTTCTCGAAATATGTCGCGCCATCAAGTACCTGGCGGACACCCGCAGAGATGTTGAATTCTTGTATCCGATTCACCCGAACCCAAATGTGCGTGATGTTGCCATCAAGACCCTTGGGCATCATCCGCGTATCCGGCTCTGTGATCCGCTCGAGTACGTGCCTTTCGTAGCGGCAATGAAAGCCGCTCATTTCGTCCTTTCAGACTCTGGTGGTGTTCAAGAGGAAGCACCTGCCTTAGGAAAACCTGTCCTTGTTCTTCGACAAGAAACGGAACGACCTGAAGCGGTGAGAGAAGGTGTTGTGAAGCTTGTGGGGCCAAACTGCGATGCTATCGTTCACGAGTCAGTACGGTTGCTCGATGATGAGAAGGCGTATTACTCCATGGCTCGGGGCATTTCGCCATACGGAGATGGTAACGCTTCCACGAGAATCGCGGCCGCTTTGCATCGTTATCTTCTCGATAATGCCTGAAGTGCGAAATTTGCCAGGGATTCTAAAACTCTTCGGTCTTCTTCTTTCTAGGCCGTTACTTACACTACGTCTAGCTAAGCCTAGAAGGATTAGGAACGCCATTCGCTCATTTCTTTCGAACAGGGGTAACCGTGGTCAGCTTTATGATCGCTATGTTGAAATTTATGGCATGTCCGACAGCGGTATCCAGATACAGGAGCCAGTTGGTGGCGGCAGAGAGAAGAGGGGCAAGGGAACCGTTTTAATATTCCCCATTATCGACTGGGAGTATCGTTACCAGCGACCACAGCATTTGGCGACGAATCTAGCCAAACTAGGGCATAGAATTTTCTATTTGTCCACGAGCCCGCTCCTTGATGTGGGGAAGGATCCATATCGCATCACGAGACACCCTTGTGAAAACGTTTATGTTTGTCGACTCCGTGGAGCAGGTGCGGATATTGAGGATCTTCTCCGCGACAAAATGGGTCCACATACAGTGGACGCATATGCCAATTCGCTTTCCCATTTCCTGAAAGATCTAGGTATAGAGTTTCCGGTCGTCGTGCTTCATCATCCGTATTGGCTCCCCCTGGTTAGGAGGATTCAGGGGGGAAGGATCGGATATGACTGTATGGATTTTCATCGAGGTTTCTTGGGGGAAACCGAAATGGACGAGTCCGAGCGAATATTGCTGAGAACGGCGGACTTTGTTGTTGCAAGCTCGAGTTATTTGCAACAGAAAATCGGTGCAATGCGCCGCAATGTTTCCCTGATCCGGAACGGCTGCGAGTACGGCGCGTTTTCCGCTATAGGAGCGCAACCTAAAGCGCATATTCCCGTGGCAGGATATGTAGGAGCGGTAGAGGAGTGGTTTGACATGGATCTTCTTGTGGGTATCGCGAGGAAACTGCCTGGCTGGAGATTCGTTATTATTGGCTCAACTCTAGGTTGCAACATCGATAGTGCAAGGCGCATGCGAAACATCGAGTTTGTCGGGGAGGTGCCATATGAACGAGTGCCAGCGCAGCTCTCACGTTTTGACGTGTGCATGATTCCATTTAAGATTACTGAGTTGATAAAGGCGACTAATCCTGTGAAGGTGTATGAGTATTTGGCTGCTGGTCGCCCCGTTGTAGCTACGCCCATTCCGGAATTGATGGTTTTGGGGGACAAAGTCGCTATTGCATCGACGACTGATGAATTTGCTACAAAGCTCCAAGAGGGTTTGCATGTGTGTTCGGAGATTACAGATAAGTGGCGCCATTGGGCTGCTACCCAAGATTGGTCTGTAAGGGCACGAGAGTTTGAAAATGTTATGAAGGGTGAAATCGGAAGGTAAATGGAAAGGCAGGTTTCCCAAGAGGGTAGCGGGATGCCAACCCCACAGATTGCCACTCTTAGCGCCTCTTGCTCCGCTGGAGAACAAGTGCGTGGTCGAAAGTGTGTAACCGTCATCATTGTCAACTGGAATAGCGGGACGCTGCTTGCTAAGTGCATGGAGTTTATCAGAAAACAGACAATGCGGCCTGATCACATCGTCATAGTAGATAATGCCAGCATGGATGATTCTGTAGCGGCTCTAAAAACGTATGATAGGGTGACCGTACGTGTGTCGAATGTTAATCTGGGTTTTGCCGCAGGCAATAACCTCGCATTGGCTGAGTGCGACACGGAGTTCGTCGCATTGCTCAATCCTGACGCTTTTCCTAAGGAGGATTGGCTGGAACGTTTGGTGGCCAGCGCCGACACCCATTCACACATAGCCATGTTTGGATCCAGGCAGCTGTGCCAAGACAGGCCGGCTGTGTTGGATGGGATTGGGGACCTGTATCACTGGAGCGGGTTGGTGTTGCGTAACAGGCATAGCGTGCGGCAATGTGAAGCCGACTTAGTTTCTCGAGAAATATTCTCGCCCTGTGCGGCGGCGGGTTTGTATCGGCGGCAAGCATTGGTGGATGCTGGTGGGTTCGATGAGGATTATTTTTGCTATGTGGAGGATGTGGATCTGGGATTTCGCTTACGCTTGGCGGGGCACAAGGCTATGTATGTGCCGGACGCGGTGGTTCATCATGTTGGATCGGCGACTACTGGCGGACAGCACAGTGATTTTTCCGTGTACCACGGCCACCGTAATCTGGTGTGGACTTTTGTGAAGGATATGCCAGGGATCTTATTCTGGCTGTTGCTGCCGCTGCATGTAGCGATGAATCTGGCAAGCATCCTCTGGTTTGCGATGAAGGGACGCGGCGGTGTGATCTTGCGGGCCAAGCGCGATGCGCTGCTGGGGTTGCCGAAGATGTGGCGCAAGCGGCGGGCGATCCAATCGACCCGCATCGCTACAGTGCGTGAGATTTGGCGGGTGATGGACAAGCATGTCCTTCCAGCAAGGTGAGGCTATCCCGGATTAGTGCTGCTCTCGAAAATGGTATTTTAGAAGAGCAGGATTCCTCCGAGCGCCCCCTGTCTTGTGCAGTTTGTGCGGCAATCTACTGATTGACTTGTGCGGTAGGCCTGGCCTAAGTTTAAAGCTCAGCCAAAGCCTAGCGAAATTTCGCTAAGGAATACAAATGCTGAGCACGACGAGCTCCGACCAACAATTCGCCTCAGTACCACGTTGCTCAGGCAATCTTGAGGCATGTTCGACCTCCGATGCAGTATCGCTGATTATCGTGAATTATAACGCAGGCGATCTTCTTGAGGTCTGCGTCTCGTCCGCCGCACATCAGGTGGACGAAGTGATCGTGGTCGACAACGCTTCCACCGATGGAAGCCTGGAAAAAGTTGAGGCCGTATTTCCATGTGATGGGAAGTTGAAGGTTGTTCGTAATCGAGAGAATCTTGGGTTTGCAGCAGGCTGCAATATCGGAGTCGATCATTCCGCGGGTAGTTGTCTGTTATTTCTTAATCCTGATTGTGTCCTGCAGCCGGATTCTGTAAAGCGTCTGTCCCAGAGGCTGAAGGATTACCCTGAAGTTGGAATGGTGGGTGGTTTGTTGGTGAATCCCGATGGGACAGAACAAGCGGGAGGGCGGCGGGCTGTTCCAACGCCATGGCGGTCTTTTGTGCGGGCATTTGGTTTGTCCCGATTTTCAGATCGATGGCCGCGCCTGTTTTTTGATTTTCACTTACACAAGCAGCCGTTGCCGTCTCACCCCATCGAGGTCGAGGCAATTTCAGGTGCGTGCATGCTGGTCCGCCGTGCTGCGATGCAAGCCGTCGGGCATTGGGACGAAGGCTATTTTTTGCATTGTGAGGATCTGGATTTTTCCATGACCTTGCGAGGCAAGGGCTGGAAAATCATGTTTGCGCCCGATGCCAGGATCGTTCATGCCAAAGGAGGCTGCAGCCACTCTCGTCCAATATTCGTCGAATGGCATAAGCACCGTGGGATGATGCGATTTTATCGAAAGTTTTTCCAGCATCAGTACCCAGGCCCCGTGATGTGGCTGGTGGGACTTGGTATCTGGCTGCGATTCGGCTTGGTCGTCTCCTACCTTTCTGCGTTGCTGATTCTTCGTCGGCTCGGGATTCAGCGTGGATGAATGGGTGCATACCGGCTTGCTCGGGGCAAACAGTCTGGTCGGCAACTGCGTGATCCCGCGACTGAGTAAAGATGGACGGCACACGGTTGCATTTTCCAGGCACCCACCTGATCGCAGAGCTGAAGCGGGAGTGACGTGGCTGCGGCTTTCCGCGCCTCTGCTGTCTTGCCCCGAAGTTTCCTCGATCAAACATTGGTTGTGCGTGGCTCCTATCTGGGTCTTGCCTCAGTATTTTGGAATGATCGGAGCCTTTGGTGCACGCCGAGTGGTGGTGCTGTCTTCCACCAGTCTTTTTGTCAAGGGTGATTCGTCGGATCACGGTGAGCAGGATAGTGCATGCCGTTTGGCCGATGGAGAGCGGGCCCTCCGTGCCTGGGCAGAGGCACAGGGGGTTGAGTGGGTTATCTTGCGTCCCACCTTGATCTATGGATGCGGACGAGATAAGAATCTCTCCGAAATTGTCCGCTTTGTACGGCGATGGGGCTTTTTCCCCCTGATGGGACAGGCAGAGGGCCTGCGTCAGCCTGTGCATGCGGAGGATGTTGCAACAGCATGTGTGTCGGCACTGACTATGCCGGCTGCAGCAAACCGGACATACAACCTCTCAGGCGGGGAGACGTTGCCTTACCGGGAGATGGTGTGCCGCGTCTTTGCCTCGGTCGGCAAGTTGCCACGTCTGGTGACAATACAACGGTGGTTGTTCCGGTTAGGAGTGACAGCATTGCATCTGTTGCCACGGTACCGGCACTGGACCGTGGAGATGGCCGAACGCATGAACCGCGACCTGGTGTTTGACCATACCGATGCAGCACGGGACCTTGGCTTTTCACCAAGGCCCTTTCGGCTTTCGCCTGAGGACTTGCCGACATGAATATTCCGCTTGTGGTTGTGATGGAAATGGTTTCAAGGTTTGAGACCAACGTCTACGGACGACTCTTGTACCACTGTTGATCGGTGGGGCATGTTTTTGTCTTGCAAAGGCATACCCGTCGGGTATCATAGGTTTCGCCGGAGTTAGTCTAGGTCAACCCCTTGGTATCGGCGAACAAACCAGCAAAACGAAGTTCTGTAAGCAGGAGGCTATCCCTCACAGTCCTGAAAGGGATCCGCCTGTTTGCTACTGATGTGGACGGCGTCCTGACCGATGCCGGCATGTATTATTCCGAGTCGGGCGATGAATGGAAAAAGTTCAATACCCGCGACGGGATGGGTATCAAACTGCTCCAGAAGGCCGGCCTCATCACGGCGATCGTGACGCAGGAACGAACCAGGTTGGTCGCTCGCCGGGCGGAGAAACTCGCGATCCCAGAGCTTCATCAAGGGGTATTCGACAAGTTATCGGTGATCAGAGACATGGCCATACGGCATGGGATCTCACTAAATGAAGTTGCCTATGTCGGCGACGACATCAACGATATGGAGGCCTTGCAGGCAGTAGGATTCTCAGCGGCTCCGGCGGATAGTTTTCCGCAAGTGTTGAAGATCGTCAACTATGTATGCCGGCAAAAGGGTGGCGAAGGGGCTGTCAGAGAGCTCGCCGAAATAATACTGTTGTCTCGCAACGAGGCAAAGATCATCAAACAGCGACGTTGAGGAGAAGTGATGGCGCGCAAATCCATACTGTATCCGGTGATCATGGCGGGAGGGAGCGGGACCAGGTTTTGGCCGTTGAGCCGCCATCTGTTCCCGAAGCAACTCTTGCGGATCAGCGGGGAGTACACGCTCATTCAACAGACCATGCGGCGGGTCATAGGCTGTGCGCCGGCCGCCAACGTACTGATCTCGACAAATGCGGCGCAAGCCGACCTCATCCGTGCGCAATTGGCAGACTGGAAAGAGGACCTCACGAATGGATTCCTTCTCGAGCCGGAAGGGCGTAACACGGCGCCCGCCATTGCATTGGCGGCGCTCGAGGTGCTGACACGTGATCCTGACGGCTTCATGTTGGTGGTTCCCGCCGATCATGTGGTGACAGGGCAACGCGACTTTGAGACTGCGGTACGATTGGCTTCGCAATTGGCTGCGGAGGGCTACTTGGTCACGTTCGGGATTAAGCCGACCAGACCGGAGACTGGTTATGGTTATATCAGATCGAAGGGTAACGCGCTCCTGGGTAAACAGGGAAAGTTGCGAGGGTATCTCGTTCAACAATTCGTGGAGAAGCCCAACGCCGCGAAGGCGACCCGGTATGTGAGGGGAGGCGGCTATTTTTGGAACAGCGGCATGTTTGTCTGGCGTGCCGCAACGATCTTGGAGGAAATCGGCCTTCACCAGCCGGCGAT includes the following:
- the wecB gene encoding UDP-N-acetylglucosamine 2-epimerase (non-hydrolyzing) translates to MSKKKIYCIVGTRPEAIKMAPVILALKKEPWADVRVLATAQHREILDQVLGLFDIKPDIDLNLMQKEQTLPELTARLMTTLDLTLSGETPDAVLAQGDTTTVMVAALAAFYRRIPFGHVEAGLRTGDMAYPFPEEMNRVVTGRLACWHFAPTESARANLLAEGVGADRILVTGNTVIDALLDVSKRCDDFAPKISPGNRLVLLTAHRRENFGAPFLEICRAIKYLADTRRDVEFLYPIHPNPNVRDVAIKTLGHHPRIRLCDPLEYVPFVAAMKAAHFVLSDSGGVQEEAPALGKPVLVLRQETERPEAVREGVVKLVGPNCDAIVHESVRLLDDEKAYYSMARGISPYGDGNASTRIAAALHRYLLDNA
- a CDS encoding glycosyltransferase, giving the protein MSDSGIQIQEPVGGGREKRGKGTVLIFPIIDWEYRYQRPQHLATNLAKLGHRIFYLSTSPLLDVGKDPYRITRHPCENVYVCRLRGAGADIEDLLRDKMGPHTVDAYANSLSHFLKDLGIEFPVVVLHHPYWLPLVRRIQGGRIGYDCMDFHRGFLGETEMDESERILLRTADFVVASSSYLQQKIGAMRRNVSLIRNGCEYGAFSAIGAQPKAHIPVAGYVGAVEEWFDMDLLVGIARKLPGWRFVIIGSTLGCNIDSARRMRNIEFVGEVPYERVPAQLSRFDVCMIPFKITELIKATNPVKVYEYLAAGRPVVATPIPELMVLGDKVAIASTTDEFATKLQEGLHVCSEITDKWRHWAATQDWSVRAREFENVMKGEIGR
- a CDS encoding glycosyltransferase family 2 protein gives rise to the protein MPTPQIATLSASCSAGEQVRGRKCVTVIIVNWNSGTLLAKCMEFIRKQTMRPDHIVIVDNASMDDSVAALKTYDRVTVRVSNVNLGFAAGNNLALAECDTEFVALLNPDAFPKEDWLERLVASADTHSHIAMFGSRQLCQDRPAVLDGIGDLYHWSGLVLRNRHSVRQCEADLVSREIFSPCAAAGLYRRQALVDAGGFDEDYFCYVEDVDLGFRLRLAGHKAMYVPDAVVHHVGSATTGGQHSDFSVYHGHRNLVWTFVKDMPGILFWLLLPLHVAMNLASILWFAMKGRGGVILRAKRDALLGLPKMWRKRRAIQSTRIATVREIWRVMDKHVLPAR
- a CDS encoding glycosyltransferase family 2 protein; amino-acid sequence: MLSTTSSDQQFASVPRCSGNLEACSTSDAVSLIIVNYNAGDLLEVCVSSAAHQVDEVIVVDNASTDGSLEKVEAVFPCDGKLKVVRNRENLGFAAGCNIGVDHSAGSCLLFLNPDCVLQPDSVKRLSQRLKDYPEVGMVGGLLVNPDGTEQAGGRRAVPTPWRSFVRAFGLSRFSDRWPRLFFDFHLHKQPLPSHPIEVEAISGACMLVRRAAMQAVGHWDEGYFLHCEDLDFSMTLRGKGWKIMFAPDARIVHAKGGCSHSRPIFVEWHKHRGMMRFYRKFFQHQYPGPVMWLVGLGIWLRFGLVVSYLSALLILRRLGIQRG
- a CDS encoding NAD-dependent epimerase/dehydratase family protein translates to MDEWVHTGLLGANSLVGNCVIPRLSKDGRHTVAFSRHPPDRRAEAGVTWLRLSAPLLSCPEVSSIKHWLCVAPIWVLPQYFGMIGAFGARRVVVLSSTSLFVKGDSSDHGEQDSACRLADGERALRAWAEAQGVEWVILRPTLIYGCGRDKNLSEIVRFVRRWGFFPLMGQAEGLRQPVHAEDVATACVSALTMPAAANRTYNLSGGETLPYREMVCRVFASVGKLPRLVTIQRWLFRLGVTALHLLPRYRHWTVEMAERMNRDLVFDHTDAARDLGFSPRPFRLSPEDLPT
- a CDS encoding HAD-IIIA family hydrolase, encoding MFATDVDGVLTDAGMYYSESGDEWKKFNTRDGMGIKLLQKAGLITAIVTQERTRLVARRAEKLAIPELHQGVFDKLSVIRDMAIRHGISLNEVAYVGDDINDMEALQAVGFSAAPADSFPQVLKIVNYVCRQKGGEGAVRELAEIILLSRNEAKIIKQRR